A window from Zingiber officinale cultivar Zhangliang chromosome 7A, Zo_v1.1, whole genome shotgun sequence encodes these proteins:
- the LOC122000014 gene encoding pathogenesis-related protein STH-2-like, with amino-acid sequence MVSGSCTDEVAFNVSAARLWKGAVCEPHILYPKLLPDFFSKAERIGEGVGAINVFYFAPASNMPLGSFNKNKIDVLDETTYTFQNTALEGGLIGVLLKSLVYESVFVASGADSCNAKIKVEYETLGDRDLSEEELKPIRDGSIGVLKAVEGYLLANPDVYA; translated from the exons ATGGTTTCCGGTTCCTGCACCGACGAGGTCGCCTTCAACGTCTCAGCTGCCAGGCTCTGGAAAGGAGCAGTGTGCGAGCCTCACATCTTGTATCCTAAGCTCTTGCCTGACTTTTTCTCTAAAGCTGAGCGCATCGGAGAGGGAGTTGGAGCCATTAACGTTTTTTACTTTGCTCCAG CTTCTAATATGCCGCTCGGAAGCTTTAACAAGAACAAGATCGACGTGCTGGACGAGACGACGTACACTTTTCAGAATACAGCCTTGGAAGGGGGACTCATTGGTGTTCTCCTTAAGTCACTAGTTTACGAATCTGTATTCGTAGCTTCGGGCGCTGATAGTTGCAATGCAAAGATAAAGGTGGAGTATGAAACACTTGGGGACAGGGATCTTAGTGAGGAAGAGCTAAAACCCATCAgagatggatcgatcggagtgcTCAAAGCTGTTGAGGGATACTTGCTTGCCAATCCTGATGTCTACGCATAA